From the Clostridium putrefaciens genome, one window contains:
- a CDS encoding YaaR family protein: MEIGRVSKNTAITSERKKVESRKDFSGSFSFARERKSEEDLKQMLEDIKKKGNRLVLTKCYSDVIAYKKMIKGYLESVMAYMYRVKKDISFWQTQYFITVETVDEKLEELTKLLLGDERENIDIAATIDEIQGLVLDIYR; this comes from the coding sequence TTGGAAATAGGAAGAGTTAGTAAGAATACAGCTATTACCTCAGAACGAAAAAAGGTTGAAAGTAGAAAAGACTTTTCTGGAAGCTTTAGCTTTGCACGAGAAAGAAAATCTGAAGAAGATTTAAAACAAATGTTAGAGGATATAAAAAAGAAGGGCAATAGATTAGTTCTAACTAAGTGTTATTCAGATGTAATAGCATATAAAAAGATGATAAAAGGTTACCTTGAATCTGTAATGGCTTATATGTATAGAGTAAAAAAGGATATAAGCTTTTGGCAGACACAATATTTTATTACAGTGGAAACTGTAGATGAAAAGTTAGAGGAGTTGACTAAACTTTTACTTGGAGACGAAAGGGAAAATATAGATATTGCAGCAACTATTGATGAGATACAAGGACTAGTTTTAGATATCTATAGATAA